The nucleotide window GAGTTCGGTGCCGACCTCCGATCAGCGCCCCTGCCAAGATTATATTCCAGTTTTCTGGGGCGCTGTATTGAAACTGCTTACTTGATTGATAAGGGTTTTACAAAAACACATAACCAGACCCTTGACCACAATTGCACAAATGAGATGCTTACACCGTTTTATGTCATTGATATGGACGAAACCGTTCACCGGGTTAAGAAACAAGGCAATGCCCTTTTTTTGAGAAACTGGTTTGATAAGCTAATTGACGAGAGGATCATGGAAAACCCGGAAAAAACCGCGAACCGTTTAAGTGAATTTATGATTGAACAGATAAAAAAATATGATGAGAACCGGATAGCTGTCTGTGTTTCCCATGACTGGAATATTTATGTGTTAAAAGAGTTTAAATTGGGACTCAAACATGAAACATCAGGAGATGTGGGCTTCCTTGACGGGGTCGTATTTTTTGAAAAAGAAAATCAATACTATATTATAAATCACCAGGCAGGCCCGGTATTATTATAACAAAATCAAAGGAACTCATTTTGGAAAAAACAAAAATCACAATTGTATGCGAAAACAGAGCCAGTGAAAAAATGGGCATCATGGGTGAACATGGATTTTGTGCCCTCATAGAAAAAAAC belongs to Desulfobacula toluolica Tol2 and includes:
- a CDS encoding histidine phosphatase family protein encodes the protein MKSIQLKDKSGLRSALLMTQEPKIRPRQIIDTINNLLDNGIKKISVLVRHSDRMFTEDANLEPFMTLTDEGKKNAFEFGADLRSAPLPRLYSSFLGRCIETAYLIDKGFTKTHNQTLDHNCTNEMLTPFYVIDMDETVHRVKKQGNALFLRNWFDKLIDERIMENPEKTANRLSEFMIEQIKKYDENRIAVCVSHDWNIYVLKEFKLGLKHETSGDVGFLDGVVFFEKENQYYIINHQAGPVLL